The region AAAAGTTGAAGCTGTTGAAACGGACCATGGTAAAATTAAGACTGATTTAGTAATTATTGCTGTAGGAGTTACTCCTAATACTGAATGGCTTAAAGGAACTATTGAACTTTATGATAATGGGTATATTAAGACTGATGATTACTTCAGAACCAGTGTTGTAGATATCTATGCAATTGGAGATGCTGTATTTCCATTTGATATTCCTGCAAATCGTCGTGTACCAATTCCTTCCGCAATTGCAGCGCGTCATGAAGCTCAATATGTAGTACAACACTTGTTTGAAACTACTCCATCTCGTCCATTTAAAGGAATTGTAGGTGCGCAAGTTTTGGAGGCATTTGATACTCATGCCGTAGTGACTGGTTTAAGCCTTAAAAATGCTAAAAAGGCAGGCATTAATGCAGTTGAAGTAGTCTTTAAAGATCGAATTAGACCAGATTATATTCCAGATGAAGACAATCCTGAAGCTTATATTTCAATTGTATATAATGAAGATAGTCATCAAGTTTTAGGTGGGTCAACTCTTTCAACCTATGATATTACGGGCCAAGCAAATGTTTTAAGCTTAGCTATTAGATATAAATTAACTTTGGAAGATTTGGCAGAAGCTGACTTCTTCTTCTCACCAAGTTTCGATCGTCAATGGAATTTAATTAATTTAGCTGCTCAAAAAGCTCTTGGTTATTATAAGATTGTTTAGCTTAAAGCTGAAACTAAAAAAGGCCTCACGTAAAGTGACGCCTTTTTATTGTCCTCCGTTTAGTCAAAAGGATATTTCATTCCCCACGAAGTTCGAACACTAGTCAATATATGAGCGATATCATGTGACATTTGAAGTTGACCATCATCATGTCCCTGTTCAATATATCTTTGCATATCTTGAACTTCATATTTAAGTGCATCATCATTATTGCCAGCAGTCATTGTTTCATGAGTTTCTTCATGAGTACTAGCAGTATAAGTGATTTCGGCTGTTGTAGCACGAGGATATTGATTGATTTCAACGTAACCTTTTGTTCCAGAAACTACCCCACGTTTTGGCTGTTTAGCACGCATTGAAAGTGCCATAACTACCATTTGATCTTGGGTATTCTTTAAAATAATACCTGATTGTTCATCTACTCCAGTTTCAAAGAATTTAACAGTAGTAAGAATACTTTCGGGAGCTTCATCTAGAAATGTTCGAGCAAAAGCAGTTGCATAACCTCCAATATCTAAAAGAGCACCGCCTGCTAAATCTTTATTAAAGAAACGATTTTTAGGATCATAATCTTTCAAACTACCGAAGTTTACTTGAATCATCTTAATTTTTCCAAGTTTACCACTTTTAATCAAATTAAGTACTTTTTGATAAATTGGCATATGATAAAGGGTAAATCCTTCAGTTAAAATCAGGCCTTTTTCTTTGGCAAGTTTTTCTACTTCATCAAATTGGCGAGCGTTTACGGTCATTGCTTTTTCTGCAAAGACATGTTTGTTTGCATTCAAAGCCTTTTTGATATATTCATAATGAAAAGTGTGTGGAGTAGCAATATAAATAATATCAATATTTGGATCAGCAATCATTTCATCTGGATTGGTAAAGGTATATGTAATATGCTTTTCTTTAGCGAATTTTTCGAGCATTTCTTCATTTACGTCTGCAACTGCATAAACCTCACCATTAACTGCGTTCAATGCATCTGCCATTTCATGAGCAATCCATCCAGTACCGATCATACCCCAATTATATTTTTTCATTTTAAATCACCTTTCTTAATTTCAATTGCGTTATCTTTGACATCAGTTGTAATTAAACTTGTTACTAAATTATGAAAGTAGGAAGTGCTAACCACGCCATTTTGTTTACTTAGTTGCGTATTAATGCTCAAAATATCCTTCCAGTTTTTTGCATAAGCGTCAATTAGTAAGTTACCTAAAGAAGTGTAAGCTAAGGATGCTATCGTTTTATCCTCTCTCACTTGGGCCTGTAAGTTTAGATTTTTACAAGTTTGCAGAATTTGGCCTAAACAAGGAGGAGCGACTTCTATACAAAGTTGAACTTTATTTGTAAGTTCTTTGGTAATTCGCTTACGTGGGACAAGCAAAACATATTTATCACTAATTTGACTGGCTAATTTTTCGTATAAATGAATGCCACCATTACTTTTTAAAGCATTAAAATTATAATCAACGCTATCGCAGCCATCAAAAGCAAGATCAATATGAGATATTTGATTTAGATTAACTACTTTCAATCCTAATTTTTGACAATTAAGTCGCGTTATTTCTGAAGGTGAGCATAGAATTAGATCTATTTCATTATGATGTGCAATTTCTTGAGCTAAGTTAAATACGTTATGACCACCACCAAGACTTACTGTCATATGTGGCTTAATTTTTGAAAAAGCTAAAGAGCTAATAGTTTGAATACTAATCACCGTCCAATCATGTAATTAATTTACATAAAATATATTAGCTTGAAAACAATTTACAGTCAATAGCGATTCAAAATTATTTTTATAAATACAAATTTTATGAAATTTATTTACAAATGATATAATAGAAGAACTAATATATTTGAGGTGAAAGTATGACAAATATTGTCGATAAAATTTACAGCAAGTTACCAGTTATGTCTCAAAGTGATCAAAAAATTGCTCATGTAATTTTGGAAGATCCTGCTCACATTGTAAACATGACGATTTCTGCTTTAGCTAAAAAAGCAAATGTTAGTGATGCATCAGTTACTCGTTTTTGTCATAATCTTAGTTTAACGGGATTTCATGATTTAAAAATTCAATTAGCTCAAGCCGATGGCAATAAAAAAAGCCATTCTTTACAAGATATCGGAAAAGATAACTTACAAAGCGGCTTAAAGCAAATTGAAGATAATAAAATAGCCGAAATTGAGGCGACTTTAGGAAATGTTTCAAGTTCTGTGTTTGAAGATGTGCTAAATTTATTAACTCACAGTCGGGTAATTCAAATTAGCGCAGAAGGGGATACCTATCCTGTAGCGGCGGATGCCGTATATAAATTTAATCAAATTGGTCTTTTTGCCATGTCCTCGGGTGGAAGTGTAGAAACTGCGATTGCTCAAACGATAAATTTAACCGCTCAAGATTGCTTATTGATAATTTCAAATTCTGGCGAATCTGCAGCTTTATTGAAACAAATTAGAGTTGCCAAAGAAAATGGTATGAAAATTATTGCTTTAACTAATAGATCCGATTCTCCGATTGCTCTGGAGGCAGATTATCATTTGCAGACGTCAGCACGGCAAACGGTTCTTCAGACTCAGTATTACTTTTCTCGGGTATCTGCTTTTACAATGATCGAAGCTATATATTTAATTCTCATCTCTAAAAATGATCAAAGAATTGAGAATATTAAAAAACATGAAGCTATTATTTCTAATCAAAAGATTTAAGGATGAAAATGAATTACGAAGAATTAAAGAAAAAGTTTGAAGAAAATCAAGATCCTAAAAGAGCAACTCAAATGAAGCGTTATATGCGAAATAAGTTTGATTTTTATGGGTATCAAAGCCTCGCACGAAAGGTAATTTATCATCAAGACTTGCTGTTGGAAAAACAGCAACACACAATTGATTGGCAATTGCTTAAACAAGCTTGGCAAGATTCTCATCGCGAAATGCAATATTTTGCTTGTGACTATTTGATTGCATTAGAAAAGTATTTACAGTTTGAAGATTTGGATAAAATTCGTCAATTTGTAGAAGAAAAATCTTGGTGGGATACGATTGATAGTTTAATTAAACCTATTGGGAAATTAGGTTTACGAGATTCACGAGTTGATAAAGTGATGCTTGAGTGGTCAAGAGATTCGAATTTTTGGTTAAGACGGGTAGCTATTGAACATCAATTACTTCGTAAAAAGAATATGAATGTAAAATTACTTAATACTATCCTTGAAAATAATCTGGATCAAGAGGAGTTCTTTATCAATAAGGCGATTGGTTGGGCACTTCGGGATTATTCAAAAACAGATCCAACTTGGGTACAAGACTTTATTCAAATTCATCAAGATAATATGGCTCCACTTTCTATTAAAGAAGGAAGCAAATATCTTTAATTGCTTAGCGTCTTTTTTAGCATAATCATGTCAACTAATTGATGTCCCTCTTCAAAAATAGGGTGATCATAATTGTTTGTAAAGAAATCCTTCTTTCGATCAAAAGTTTCAAACCCCAGCTTTTGATAAAAAGGTAAAGTTAATGGGCTTTCACCAGTTCCTACCATAAGTGTAGAGTAAGTAGCTCGATAGTTGTCTTCAATAAAACTTACTAATTTTTTTGCATATCCTTGTTTTTGAAAGTGAGGATCTGTAGCTAAATTCATAATTTCGAGTTCATTATCATGCGCTAAGACAACACATTCTGCAACTGGTATATCTTTTTCAAATAAGACATACATTTTACCCTTAGCTAAGTATTCATCTATCATGTTTTCCTGTTCATCAGCTAGCAGCAATAAAGAAAGATAGGACTTTTTATTTTGGGTGATTTCTTTGATTTCCATTAATAGGCTTCCTCACGTTTTTTATGAATAATAAAAAAGCAGTCTGCAATTGCAAGCTGCTTTTAATTTTATAGAAATTATTCGTAAATTTCTTCAATATCGATGTCAACTACGTAAGCATTTGGTGCGCCGCCTTCAGCTGCGATCTTCTTTTGATAGTCATCATCTTCATGAATATGAGCAGTACCAATGATACGTACATTGGTGTGAGTAGGAACATCAGCAACTACAACTGCTGCCTTTGAACCATTCTTTAAGTTTTCATAAGCATGTGCCTTGGTCTTTTCAAGGTATTGTAAATGATTATCATCAAGAACTTTCATTGAAGCTTTAGGTCCAATTTGAGGATTACCATTTGCATCTACAGTTGAAAGGTATGCTAAATGATCCTTGAAGAAGTCTTTTTGGTGTTGGTTTAAAGTGTTTGAATCTAATTTTTTCATGAGTGAATTTTCCTTTCTTTCATCTTTGTTAAGTTAATTATACTAGCTATTTTTGCCAAAATAATTGACTTAGATCAAGAAAATAAACTTTTCTACAAATATTATATATGCTATTGGATAGAAATAGCTAATAATATGCTTTATAGATTTAACTAAAGGATGGAGCAAGAAAGAAAGGGTGTAGAATAGAAAACTGGAGTGAAGAAAAAACAGGAGGATAAAAATGAAGAAAAAAGCGATTTGGAGTATTGTTTTAGCTTTAGTTGTAGTCGGAGTATGTTTGGGAATCTTTTTCAATAAAAGACAGCAAGCTTTGCCTGTTAAACAGGATAAACAAAATGCAGTTGGTTTAAGTATTAAAAAGAATGAACATAATAATCAAAATGATAATCCAGAAAGTGAGCAGTCAAGTTCAAGTGATGAATATTCGACTGATGAATGGATGTTGATGGGATACATGGCTTATGCTCATGATAATTATGTTCAAAGTCGTCATATTAAAAATAATGCAGAGTTAGTGGACGATGTTCAAGAAGATTTAAGTGACGGGGATTTAACTGCCGACAAAAAATCTGATACTACTTACACTCTAACTAATAAATTCGGAAGTGTTGATGTGGAAGTAGAAGATGATGATGTCAAAGTTACCGGTGACGGGACGACTGTCAATTCAAAGTCTGAATTAAAGGAAAAATTTGCTTCTTATTCTGATGAAATTAAAGGGATGACTAAGAGTATCAATAATGGTGGAAATGATAATAGCACTAGGGATTCCAAGAGGGGATCTAATAGTGAAAAGAAAGCCTCTGCTTCAACCTCATCAAATGAATCTATTCCTAATTTTTCAGTTAAACAATTAGCTGTGCTCGCTGGATTTTACCGCGGTGGGGATGAAAGTTGGGTGACCGATTGTATAAACAAAACTGCAAAAACAAAAGATTTTACTGTTCTTACTGGAACCATGTGTTATGGTTATAATAAAAAAACCGGTGACTATTTTATTGATGGACATGGAGACGATACTACAATTGTAGATTTTAAGCGTGAAGGAGATATTTTAATAACTAAACATAATGATCTGACTGGAGGTAGTGTGGCTTCATCCCCAATGGTGATTAAAAAAGTACCTTTATCTAAGTTAGTAGCTAAATATTATTCAACTCCTCAACAAAAGGCAAAAGTTGATGATTTGGCCAACAAGTTATTAGATCAACAACAGTATCATGCAAAGGTAAATGCTACCAGTAAAGGAGAAAATTAATGACCAAATTTTGTCCTAACTGTGGTAAAAAATTAGATGCGGCTGCAAAATTTTGCCCTTATTGTGGTCAAAATTTGACTCATAAAAAAGAGACGTCTCAATCATCCATTTCATTGCCCACCAGGTCTTCCAAGTCTCGAACACATAACTCAAAAAAATGGTGGATTCTATTAGTTTCAGTAATTATTTTAGTTGTTGGTGGGATATTTACATATAAGTTGTATGAAAACAAGCAGCAAATTACAGCTGTAAATAAAATGCCCAAGAAAAAATTGGCAGATTTGACAATTGTATATACACATCAGCATTATAATAATCCCTCATGGAATAAAGTATATCACCAAGCTCTTCATGGAAATTTGATGGTGCAACGACATACTCATTACAACTTAAACGGTGTAAATATCGCGGCTCAAAAAGATCATTACATTTATGTAATCAACAATAAAGTAGTGTTCTCTACCAATAAAAATAAAGCAAATAGTGATTCCACACTTACTATATCTGATGGTAAAAAGGTGTTGGGAACGGTTAACCCTGTAACTGCCTATAAAGAAGTAAAAAAGAAAAATTGGAATGAATTTCAAAAAGTTGATAATAGTAAGAGCTTTAATTCTAATTTTTCTATTAGGCAACTGGCTATTTTTGCAGCATTGAGTCATTCTGCAGATATTGAACAAGACGTTAATTTTAATTATGAGAACCATACTCAAGATCTGAAGTACAAGAATGGATATTATATTTTACAACTTGGTGGCGATGGTGTGAGTCAAACTCAATTTAAGCTAAATGGCGATGAACTTATTATTAAGTATCTTGATCCAATAGGAGCAAAAGATAATGCAGATGCTCCTCAGAAAACAATCCATGTTACTATTTCAGATTTAGCTGAAAAGTATTATCAAACAAGTGAGCAAAAAGCTTATGTAGATAAGTTGGCTAAAAAACTGGTTACGCAAGGAATTTAATTAGCAAAAAAGTCTCCATTTGGAGACTTTTTGTTTACTTCAAAATACCTAGTTTTTCTTTAAGTAAGAAAATCCTTCTCACAGAATGATCTATTTGGCTAGTGCTAATTTGTCCAGTTTGAATAGCTTTTTTAATGGCAGGGATGCCAGTTTGATAATTTCCGCCTAAAAGCATATCATTGCCCGCTTTTAAAGCAAGAACATCAGCATTTGTATTATGCTTCTTAGCATATTGGGTGATGGCTCCCATTTGTAAATCGTCAGTGAGAATTAGCCCTTGATAGTTTAACTTCTTTCGTAGCAATTTATGAACTACAGGAGAAAGAGAGGCTGGAAGGTTAGGATCGAGACCTTTAATTACAATATGAGAAACCATAATACTGTCTACACCTGCTTCAATTCCGGCCTTAAAGGGAAGAAGATCCTCTTGTTCGTATTTTGTGAGAGGTTTATTGATTTGAGCAAAGCCGGTATGAGTATCAGCTGCATCTCCATAACCCGGAAAGTGCTTTAAACAACTTGCAACTCCTTGACTTTGGATAGCATCGACTGCAATCGGGATATATTTTGCAGTTACTTCATAATTTTGCCCAAGTGTTCGATCATAAATAAAACTTTGCCTATCTCGGGCTACATCTGCCACTGGAGCAAAGTTCATATTAATACCATTTTCTCGTAAAATTCTAGCGACTTTACTATCTTCTTGCTTGATTCCATTTAATCCTTTAATTTGATAAATTTCTTGAGGACTGGGATATTTTCTGGTTGAAATTTTTGAATTAGTATTAATCCGTGAAACAGTTCCTCCTTCTTGATCGGTCGCGATCAGGAGTCCGTATGAACTATTACTTTGATATGTTTGCATTTCTTGCTTGAATTGAGTCTTGGAACGATCTTTAAAGTCCGGACCAAAAAGAGTAGTTCCTCCTAAGTGATATTTAGAAATATTCGCTTTCATTTGATCAAAGTTATCTGTACTATGAGCAAAATAGAGCTGACCAATTTTTTCATCAAGAGTCATTTTATTCATCATTTGAGTAATTCTATCAGGTTTAGAAACTTTCTTCTTAGAAGATTGACTAGTCTTGGGTGATGGTCGAGATGCTTTTTTTATTTGCCGACTACAGCCAGCGAGAGCTAATCCAGCAGCTATTAATGTAATAAGTAATATCTTTTTCTTCATTAATTTATCCTCATGTATTCTGTTACTAGTGTACCGCAACAGAGTTTTGATAAAAAGGCTCTTAATTATAAAAAATGCGATAAAAGGAGAGTATTGTAATATTTAAATTGAAAAACTATACTAAAAATGTTTAAACAAAAGTTAAATAATATTTTATTTGGTTTTTGGGAGTAAGTGGAAAATGGAGGATATAGTATAAATGAATTTCTGTCCTAATTGCTGATCCTAATTCTCCAGGAGCAAAATACTTAATTAATCATCCAAGTGCTTTTTTAGATGCTTATGATTATAAAGAGACTGCTGCATCTAAACAATTAGAAGATTATGCTGAACATGATAGCGCATTGCGAAAAGTTTTTTCAGATATTGTTACTAATTACATGGAAAAGACACATCCTAAGCTGGTATCCACAGCTGAAGATCTAAAAATGGTGATAAGGTAAAAATTATCCTTCCTTCTAACAATATTTCTAAAAAGTATGGAATTAATACCACTCCTCGAATTGTAACAATTGAAAGAATGAAAGAATCTGAGGATTAGCATTGAATTTGATTATTTGAATAAATTTAAAAAGTTCTCTATCTAATTACATCGATTTTGAGGTGATTAGAAGGAAATTTTTATCAAAAATAGTAATATTTGCACAAAAGTCCAGCTTCTTAGTGAAAAATTAACTATTTTTATATAAAATTTAAATTTAGTGTTTTTTTATCTGGATCTATAGCTTAAAATGGTGTGGAGACATATATATGGAGGAGAATGAAATGAAAGCATGTCCAAATTGTGGTTCTAAAATGGACCAAGATGTAAATTTTTGTACTAATTGTGGTACTGATTTAAGAAATGTACCATTAGATTCTGAAGTGGAAAAGGCGCAATCGGTTTCTACTCAAGATGCACCTCAACAAAATGATCAACAAACTGTTTCCACTGATGGAAATGTTGGGCATAATCAATCTAGTTCCACCAATGATACAGGTATTAATCCTAATACTCAGAATACTCAAAATACTCAAAAAATTGCTGATTCTAATTCAAATAGCAATCAACAACCTCTTGGTGCTCAAATGAGACAACATATTACTCAAAACGTTCAAAATTTTGATGCTCATAATATGTGGCAATGGTTTGTAAATTCTTGGAAACATCCTTTTGCGGATCAGCAAGGTGAAAGATGGTATGGTTGGGTCACCTTATTGGTAGAAGATATTTTAATTGGTCTAGGGATGTTTATTGGGGAGCAAAGAGTAGCTGGTGCCGCTGATTCTATGCTTGGTGGTACAAACTTTATGAGTTCATCAGCCAATTTTACTTTTGGTACAGCTATCGAAATTATTTTCTTTATTGCATTAGCTGAAGCTATTGTTATTTTGGCTGCTCATTTATCTTATAAAGTTATTTATGGCAAAAGTAAAGACTTTATGGAATTTACTAATCATATTGTGCATACCAGCAATTTAGCTGCAATCTTTATAGTGGTTTATTTCCTCTTTATGTTAATTATGGGACCTGCAGGTATTGCCGTATCTGTTTTGATGCTATGGTTAGCTGTAAGTGTGTTTGAACTTGCTTTAATGGTAGTAGTTCTCGGTGATCCTAATCCTGTACATGATAAGTTTTATGGATTTTTGTTATTCATGGTATTACAAGCTGTTGCGGGCTTAATCTTTGTTTCTATTATGGGCGCTACACTTATTTCTCAAATCGGATCTTCGATTCCAGGACTATAAAGAGGGGGAGAGATCGTGGAAAAAGCGAAAAAATTTTGCCCAAACTGTGGTGCTGAATTAAAATCTGATGCTGACTTTTGTCCAAATTGTGGCTTTAAACTTAGTAAGAAAGCTGATAAACAAAGTCAAGTTCCAAAAACTGAAAAGAAAGATGCACCTATATCGGCTAGTGAAAAGAAACAAGAAATTCCAGAATCTCCTAAGAGGTCGAAAGCGCAAGTGTTTTGCCCAAATTGTGGTCATCCTTTAAAGCCAGGTGCAGAATTTTGTCCAAACTGTGGGTATAACGTGAGGACAAAGCAAACTCCACAAAAAGAAAATTCTACTCAGCCTACTCCATCGAGAAGTACACAACCGCGACCACATAAGCCACTTTCCAAGAAAACTAAAATTATTATTTCAACTGTAAGTGCACCATTCGTGGTATTTATCATCTTCTATGCTTGGGGAACTCACCATTACAGTAAAAATAACCAGATTGATAAAATTACTGAAACCTTACGAAATCCTAAAGAAGATATGTCCAAATATGTAGTTCCGGATACTCCTGCAATGAAAGTGACGGCTGAGACAGTTAAGCCACTTCAGAACTATTATCAAGAACACCAAACTTCAGTTACTAAAATGAATCAAAATTTGAAGGATGGAATTGATCCAAATTCGGATATCTCTTTAGTTAAAAATGGACACTACTTGTTGTTTTTCCCTAAATATCAATTACAAGTTAAGACTTATCAACCTCAAGTAGAAACCAATCACGGTGATTCATCAGTTACCATGAATGGCAAGAGCATTGGAAAACTAAGTGGAGACAATGGTAAGTACTATAAGAAATTAAGTCTCGTATTTCCAGGTAAGTATCATTTTGCGGTTAACTCCAAGGTTGAAGGGAGATCTTTATCAGCAACTTCAACTAGCAATATTTGGGCAAATAAGACCTTAAATATGGATATTGAAACTCAAACTTTTAGTGTGAAGAGTGTTCCAAATGGTGAAGTATATATTAATGATAAAAAAGTTGGTACGCTGGATAACGATGGAGAGATAACGTTTAAATCTTATCCAATTACTCGTAATATGGCACTTTATGTTCTTTATAATGGTACCAAGTCTGAACTTGTAACTGATATGTCTGATTCATTTGGTGATTTCACCAGCGAAGGTGACGAGGATGACGATTACACTGATGATGCAAGTAATGAAAACAGTGCCGATGTTACTAAACAAGACGGTTCTTATGTGGTTACTCCTAAATGGAAGGGCCTAATTTCAAAAGATGATGCCAATGATTTGTTGAGTGATGCTTATGAAGATCCAAATGATGATAAATTTGTGAATGGTTCTGACAATAAGTGGTACGGTCAAATCAAACAACAAAATGATCGTTGGGATAAATCAGATGAGATTAACAGTTATGATACAGATGTTTCTATTGAATCTATCTATCCTGCTAAAGGTAATCAAAGCAAGGTTAACTATAAGGTTACCTATACTTTGAATTATGATGATTACACTAAGAAACAAATTGTTGAATATACGGGGGGAATCTTACAAAAAGATGGGGACGATTATCTTATTAAAACTATAGGTGATGGTAAGTTAATCAGTTCTCATAATGAAGATTCTGACGATTAATATCTATAAAACTACTGCTAGGTCAACGAGGTTAGCAGTAGTTTTTTCTTGGATAAATAGATAAGAAGGGGAGGAAAAATGGATAAGAATCATAAAACCGATCCACAATTTAAAGATACAATTATTGTGATGACTGAAAATGGTGCACCAGCTTATTTGTATAATGCACAAGGTCAACAACAGAATAAGACTGAAAAAAACGGTACAAAGTTGACAGTTTTTGAAGTCAAAAAAATTAATGGGAGGACCTTTTATCGAGTGGGAGATCAAAGTTCTTGGATTTTAAAATCGGATACTAATTACGGCCACATTGATGAAAGAATAGCACCTAAAAATAAACAAATAATTCAGCCAACTTCAGCAAATAAATCTCAATTCATGAAAATGAGTGTTGGAATGAAAATTTTGATAGCTTGTTTTGCTGTAGTGGGAAT is a window of Lactobacillus intestinalis DNA encoding:
- a CDS encoding zinc-ribbon domain-containing protein gives rise to the protein MEKAKKFCPNCGAELKSDADFCPNCGFKLSKKADKQSQVPKTEKKDAPISASEKKQEIPESPKRSKAQVFCPNCGHPLKPGAEFCPNCGYNVRTKQTPQKENSTQPTPSRSTQPRPHKPLSKKTKIIISTVSAPFVVFIIFYAWGTHHYSKNNQIDKITETLRNPKEDMSKYVVPDTPAMKVTAETVKPLQNYYQEHQTSVTKMNQNLKDGIDPNSDISLVKNGHYLLFFPKYQLQVKTYQPQVETNHGDSSVTMNGKSIGKLSGDNGKYYKKLSLVFPGKYHFAVNSKVEGRSLSATSTSNIWANKTLNMDIETQTFSVKSVPNGEVYINDKKVGTLDNDGEITFKSYPITRNMALYVLYNGTKSELVTDMSDSFGDFTSEGDEDDDYTDDASNENSADVTKQDGSYVVTPKWKGLISKDDANDLLSDAYEDPNDDKFVNGSDNKWYGQIKQQNDRWDKSDEINSYDTDVSIESIYPAKGNQSKVNYKVTYTLNYDDYTKKQIVEYTGGILQKDGDDYLIKTIGDGKLISSHNEDSDD